A window from Micromonospora profundi encodes these proteins:
- a CDS encoding non-ribosomal peptide synthetase, giving the protein MPKEQIRPASAAYWRETLGDATAVDLWTDVPHPPVQSHRGATHHLRLGADLAQRLRSLGQQVEADLPAVLLAGLLVLLGRYQGRTDALVGLTTGGANTVVLRAGLAGPLRPRELVARVAAGTAAARTHEVPFEDLVDLLAGADDPSRHPICQVGFEAVPGPVQNDPVAIFDLKWTIHDDTRDLPCAVQYATDLWLPATVERLAQAWLQVLHAMAMNPDGPLDDLGLVTPAELARLNRWNDTARPLPGTCTVDGLVQRWALRTPDRVALTEGTTGLTYAELVGQAAQVAQTLIGVGVGPDSQVGLHLPRGADLVVGMLGVLKAGGSYLVLDPSHPAERLDFMVRDCRVTAVLTGTDVPPWLPATGVPAIALAPTARRSVTSAAEPRSLPGALAAVMYTSGSTGRPKGVGVEHRGIVRLITETDYVTIGPDDLLVHLGDPSFDITLFEVWGALCNGARVEVLPGGEQLGPEEVLALLGRLRPTVLALTSTLFNRVVDLDAGAFGGLRYLFVVGEVMDPGRSRQVLRDGPPGHLINGYGPTENTTFSTCHRITDLPERGGVPIGRPIANTTLHVVDQQLRLVPIGFPGELYVGGAGLARGYLDRPALTAERFVPDPFGAVPGLRLYRTGDLVRWRGDGAMEFLGRIDQQVKVRGYRIETGEIEAALLATGTFRECVVRLVQVSGDNRLVAYLVGREGQQISVDDLLAQLRRRLPAFMLPNHFIALDRLPTTVSGKLDVRALPGVPASLQVSPVGRVAPRNPLERQVWEIWAELLGVREFGVHDNFFLLGGHSLLAIVVVTEIGSQFGVDVPARVIFETRTVAGLAAEIEQRRRERPGSPPDEVDDLVQRIERISRQEGTVL; this is encoded by the coding sequence GTGCCGAAAGAGCAGATCCGGCCGGCATCCGCGGCCTACTGGCGGGAGACGCTCGGCGACGCAACCGCAGTCGACCTGTGGACGGACGTGCCGCACCCGCCCGTGCAGTCCCACCGGGGCGCCACCCACCACTTGCGCCTCGGCGCCGACCTGGCGCAGCGGTTGCGCAGCCTCGGCCAGCAGGTGGAGGCCGACCTGCCGGCGGTCCTGCTCGCCGGGCTGCTCGTCCTACTCGGCCGCTACCAGGGCCGGACCGACGCACTGGTGGGACTCACGACCGGCGGTGCGAACACGGTCGTGCTCCGCGCCGGGCTTGCCGGCCCTCTCCGCCCGCGCGAGTTGGTCGCCCGGGTAGCCGCCGGCACTGCCGCCGCGCGTACCCATGAAGTGCCTTTCGAGGACCTGGTGGACCTGCTGGCCGGCGCCGACGACCCGAGCCGGCATCCGATCTGCCAGGTCGGTTTCGAAGCTGTGCCCGGCCCGGTCCAGAACGACCCGGTCGCCATCTTCGACCTCAAATGGACCATCCACGACGACACGCGCGACCTGCCGTGCGCCGTTCAGTACGCCACCGACCTGTGGCTGCCGGCCACCGTCGAGCGACTCGCCCAGGCATGGCTGCAGGTGCTGCACGCGATGGCCATGAACCCGGACGGGCCCCTTGACGACCTCGGCCTGGTCACCCCGGCCGAACTTGCCCGCCTCAACCGATGGAACGACACAGCGCGGCCGCTTCCGGGCACGTGCACCGTCGACGGCCTGGTCCAGCGCTGGGCGTTGCGGACCCCCGACCGGGTCGCCCTCACGGAGGGCACCACTGGTCTGACCTACGCCGAGCTCGTCGGGCAGGCCGCCCAGGTGGCCCAAACCCTGATCGGGGTGGGCGTCGGCCCGGACAGCCAAGTCGGCCTGCACCTGCCACGCGGCGCGGATCTGGTGGTCGGCATGCTCGGCGTGCTCAAGGCGGGCGGATCTTATCTCGTGCTCGACCCCTCGCACCCCGCCGAGCGTCTCGACTTCATGGTGCGCGACTGCCGGGTCACCGCCGTACTGACCGGAACGGACGTCCCGCCCTGGCTGCCGGCCACCGGCGTGCCCGCGATTGCTCTCGCGCCGACTGCCCGCCGGTCCGTCACCTCCGCGGCGGAGCCGCGCTCGCTGCCCGGCGCGCTCGCGGCGGTCATGTACACCTCCGGGTCGACCGGGCGGCCCAAAGGCGTTGGCGTCGAACACCGGGGAATAGTTCGGCTCATCACCGAGACCGACTACGTGACGATCGGACCGGACGACCTCCTGGTCCACCTGGGCGATCCGTCGTTCGACATCACGCTCTTCGAAGTCTGGGGCGCGCTCTGCAACGGTGCCCGGGTCGAGGTGCTCCCCGGCGGCGAGCAACTCGGGCCCGAGGAGGTACTCGCGCTGCTCGGCAGGCTGCGCCCGACCGTCCTGGCACTGACCAGCACGCTGTTCAACCGCGTCGTCGACCTCGATGCCGGAGCCTTCGGTGGCCTGCGTTATCTGTTCGTGGTCGGCGAAGTGATGGATCCGGGCCGCAGCCGGCAGGTCCTGCGGGACGGGCCGCCCGGCCACCTGATCAACGGCTACGGGCCGACCGAGAACACCACCTTCTCGACCTGCCATCGGATCACCGACCTGCCCGAGCGCGGCGGCGTGCCAATCGGCCGGCCCATTGCCAACACCACCCTGCACGTGGTGGACCAGCAACTGCGCCTGGTGCCGATCGGATTCCCCGGCGAGCTTTATGTCGGCGGCGCCGGCCTGGCCCGCGGCTATCTCGACCGGCCCGCGCTGACCGCGGAACGCTTCGTCCCTGATCCCTTCGGCGCTGTGCCCGGCCTGCGGCTCTATCGCACCGGAGACCTCGTCCGGTGGCGCGGGGACGGGGCCATGGAATTCCTCGGGCGGATCGACCAGCAGGTGAAGGTGCGCGGATACCGGATCGAGACGGGCGAGATCGAGGCCGCCCTGCTCGCCACCGGCACCTTCCGCGAGTGCGTCGTCCGGCTGGTCCAGGTGAGCGGCGACAACCGGCTGGTCGCCTACCTGGTCGGCCGGGAAGGGCAGCAGATCAGTGTTGACGACCTGTTGGCCCAGCTGCGCCGGCGGCTGCCCGCCTTCATGCTCCCCAACCACTTCATCGCCCTCGACCGGCTGCCCACCACCGTCAGCGGCAAGCTCGACGTCCGGGCGCTGCCCGGCGTGCCCGCCAGCCTCCAAGTGTCGCCGGTGGGCAGAGTCGCGCCCCGCAACCCGCTCGAGCGCCAGGTATGGGAGATCTGGGCCGAACTTCTCGGAGTGCGCGAGTTCGGGGTGCACGACAACTTCTTCCTCCTCGGCGGCCACTCGTTGCTCGCGATCGTGGTGGTCACCGAGATCGGCAGTCAGTTCGGTGTCGACGTACCGGCCC
- a CDS encoding MbtH family protein, with product MDAADDTDSRSYRVVVNDEEQFSIWPVDRESPAGWTGTGKTGSRAECLRHIGEVWTDLRPLSLRRRMEQDEAAEASR from the coding sequence ATGGACGCGGCAGACGACACCGACAGCCGATCCTACCGGGTGGTGGTCAACGACGAGGAGCAGTTCTCGATCTGGCCGGTCGACCGGGAGAGCCCGGCCGGCTGGACGGGCACGGGCAAGACCGGATCGCGCGCCGAGTGCCTCCGGCACATCGGCGAGGTCTGGACGGACCTGCGCCCGCTGAGCCTCCGCCGACGGATGGAGCAGGACGAGGCCGCAGAGGCGTCCCGATGA
- a CDS encoding MFS transporter, whose product MNGEAESAIRPARITRDFAVFWSVQGLSELGNGFALVALPLLVLKLTGSVVQMGLLTATAGLASLGTGLIAGALVDHLDRRRMMMLCEAARLVLYGLIPVVWLVSPQLWLLYVVMAATAAFNLIFQTAYVTAIPALVDREQITTANSRLETTNATAYIVGPMLAGAVTGLFGPTTAIAVNAATFGVSWFGLALIRLQPKPASPATAIGWRDMRDGFLSGARFLARHPVLRPLTLLLTIITFMSLGMVDVLIYHVSHDLGGSERLVGYVLGVTGIGTIAGAGLSAWLRRRVGFGWCWLGSYALCGLTVAALGMSTGVVAAAALAFGYSFGMALAGVCSVSLRQQVTPPEILGRVTSAFWTLHSALAPLGAAVLTLAVSHVGVRTPLLVVGAIFLVLVVAGLRTPISQAYPERVPVTAG is encoded by the coding sequence GTGAATGGTGAGGCCGAGAGCGCCATCCGGCCGGCCCGGATCACCCGGGACTTCGCAGTCTTCTGGTCGGTGCAGGGCCTGTCCGAGCTCGGCAACGGATTCGCGCTGGTCGCCCTCCCGCTGCTGGTGCTCAAGCTGACCGGCTCGGTCGTCCAGATGGGCCTGCTGACCGCCACGGCGGGTCTCGCCTCGCTGGGCACCGGCCTGATCGCCGGCGCCCTGGTCGACCATCTCGATCGGCGCCGGATGATGATGCTCTGCGAGGCCGCCCGGCTGGTGCTCTACGGGCTCATCCCGGTCGTCTGGCTGGTCAGCCCCCAGCTCTGGCTGCTCTATGTCGTGATGGCCGCGACCGCCGCGTTCAACCTTATCTTCCAGACCGCCTACGTCACGGCGATCCCCGCGCTCGTCGACCGGGAGCAGATCACCACGGCCAACAGTCGGCTGGAGACCACGAACGCGACCGCGTACATCGTCGGCCCGATGCTGGCCGGCGCGGTGACCGGGCTCTTCGGGCCGACCACGGCTATCGCGGTGAACGCGGCCACCTTCGGCGTCTCCTGGTTCGGGCTCGCGCTGATCAGGCTGCAGCCGAAACCGGCCAGCCCAGCCACAGCGATCGGCTGGCGCGACATGCGCGACGGCTTCCTCTCCGGCGCCCGGTTCCTCGCCCGACACCCGGTGCTGCGACCGCTGACCCTGCTGCTGACGATCATCACCTTCATGAGCCTCGGCATGGTCGACGTGCTCATCTATCACGTCAGCCACGACCTCGGCGGCAGCGAACGTCTCGTCGGATACGTGCTCGGCGTGACCGGCATCGGCACGATCGCGGGCGCCGGGCTGAGCGCCTGGCTGCGCCGTCGGGTCGGCTTCGGCTGGTGCTGGCTCGGCTCCTACGCGCTCTGCGGCCTCACGGTCGCCGCGCTCGGCATGTCGACCGGCGTCGTCGCTGCGGCGGCGCTGGCGTTCGGGTACTCGTTCGGCATGGCGCTCGCCGGGGTCTGCTCGGTGTCGCTGCGCCAGCAAGTCACCCCGCCGGAAATCCTCGGCCGCGTCACCTCGGCCTTCTGGACCCTGCACAGTGCCCTGGCCCCGCTCGGCGCCGCCGTTCTCACGCTGGCGGTGAGTCACGTCGGGGTGCGCACCCCGCTGCTCGTGGTCGGCGCGATCTTCCTCGTCCTGGTGGTGGCAGGGCTGCGCACTCCGATCTCCCAGGCCTACCCCGAACGCGTGCCGGTCACCGCCGGATGA
- a CDS encoding TauD/TfdA family dioxygenase: protein MAQQTLPALIEGSGDLVSHAHGDASEVRKLLHKHGAVLFRGFDVGGAEGLESLVRTLSGEPLTYVERSSPRSVIHGNIYTSTDYPPQEEIFLHNENSYQAVWPLTLYFHCVEPPLSQGATPLADTRRILASINPAVLDEFRRRRWMVVRNFAAEIGLPWQTVFNNGNRDEVLDYCKRNGIEAQWLGDDHLRTTAVRDAVHRHPVTGEEIWFNHCVAFHVSTLPEEARLALLEMFGADNLPANTYYGDGAPIPQDVLDHLRSCYRGASVRFDYWRDDVLMVDNMLASHGREPYTGPRRIAVAMAEPSCEDGDPREW, encoded by the coding sequence ATGGCCCAGCAGACGCTGCCCGCCCTGATCGAAGGATCCGGGGATCTCGTCAGCCACGCCCACGGCGACGCGTCCGAGGTCCGGAAGCTGCTCCACAAACACGGTGCTGTCCTCTTCCGTGGATTTGACGTCGGGGGGGCCGAGGGCCTTGAGTCGTTGGTCCGCACGCTCTCCGGGGAACCCCTGACCTACGTGGAGCGGTCGTCACCGCGCAGCGTCATCCATGGCAACATCTACACCTCGACCGACTACCCGCCGCAGGAAGAGATCTTCCTGCACAACGAGAACTCGTATCAGGCGGTATGGCCGCTCACGCTCTACTTCCACTGCGTCGAGCCGCCCCTGTCCCAAGGCGCCACCCCGCTGGCCGACACCCGCCGGATCCTCGCGTCGATCAATCCGGCGGTGCTCGACGAGTTCCGCCGGCGTCGGTGGATGGTGGTCCGAAACTTCGCTGCGGAGATCGGCCTGCCCTGGCAGACCGTCTTCAACAACGGCAACCGTGACGAGGTCCTGGACTACTGCAAGCGCAACGGCATCGAGGCGCAGTGGTTGGGCGATGACCACCTGCGCACAACGGCCGTGCGCGACGCCGTCCACCGACATCCCGTCACCGGCGAGGAGATCTGGTTCAACCACTGTGTGGCGTTCCACGTCAGCACGCTGCCCGAGGAGGCCCGGCTGGCGCTGCTGGAGATGTTCGGTGCCGACAACCTGCCAGCGAACACCTACTACGGCGACGGCGCTCCCATCCCGCAGGACGTCCTGGACCACCTGCGGTCCTGCTACCGCGGCGCGTCGGTGCGTTTCGACTACTGGCGTGACGATGTACTGATGGTCGACAACATGCTGGCTTCGCACGGCCGTGAGCCATACACGGGCCCTCGGCGGATAGCCGTGGCGATGGCGGAGCCGTCCTGCGAGGACGGTGACCCGCGTGAATGGTGA
- a CDS encoding RiPP maturation radical SAM C-methyltransferase, whose protein sequence is MNVPFASWDRPSFALSQLAGLLQREFGEHVVVDVHYLNQDVATELGALTYEAISLTHDHVDTGLGDWLFRSIAFPGAPDNIDEYFSRYYKGGRWAEFRDRIRRYRDTLPSFLSGLVDRYRLPDADIVGFSSMFAQHVSSMALAQLVKDRNPGTITLLGGANCEAPMGAVIAERVPQIDYVFSGPALETFPDFVRCVLEDKLEAADALPGIVSRRNCDQPQYRKAVGRNRDIDEVLRPEYDDFLSALDEHPELARTGNATPTLYFETSRGCWWGERSHCTFCGLNGQSMSYRSMRADLAIEQFNWLFEFAPRFTSLSCTDNILPRSYAKDVFPQLTPPAGVSIFYEVKLPVSRRDLTCLAQGGVTVVQPGIEALATSTLKLMGKGTTSFQNLQFLKTCLDLGIDPQWNLLIGFPNEDPATLEQYEKDIPKLVHLRPPYDVFMVRFDRFSPYYVKREALGLDLHPMDYYPLIYPFPPEALADLAYFFADHSLGTYMLNALEWHDRLRARVAAWRGAWPEGAGSPELRLLGSARDGWRILDSRWGPAKVESIDQETCRLLRRLGSPARPDQLVDDFGGQAALDRMVTWLDERQMLFEESGRLLSLVLTEGEDVEAETADETATDIARPLLPVLNTTVGVSRGGA, encoded by the coding sequence GTGAACGTTCCATTCGCGAGCTGGGATCGGCCGTCGTTTGCGCTGAGCCAGCTGGCCGGCCTGCTCCAGCGGGAATTCGGCGAACACGTGGTCGTCGACGTGCATTATCTGAATCAGGACGTCGCGACAGAGCTGGGTGCCCTGACCTACGAGGCGATCTCGCTCACCCATGATCACGTCGACACCGGTCTCGGCGACTGGCTGTTCCGGTCGATCGCCTTTCCTGGCGCCCCGGACAACATTGACGAATATTTCAGTCGCTATTACAAAGGTGGTCGGTGGGCCGAATTCCGCGATCGGATCCGGCGATACCGCGACACGCTGCCGAGCTTCCTTTCCGGTCTGGTGGATCGCTACCGGCTGCCCGACGCGGACATCGTCGGTTTCAGCTCGATGTTCGCCCAGCACGTGTCGAGCATGGCGCTGGCCCAACTGGTCAAGGACCGCAACCCCGGCACGATCACCCTGCTGGGCGGCGCCAACTGCGAGGCGCCGATGGGCGCCGTGATCGCCGAGCGCGTGCCGCAGATCGACTACGTCTTCTCCGGCCCGGCGCTCGAGACCTTTCCCGATTTCGTACGCTGCGTGCTTGAGGACAAGCTCGAAGCCGCCGACGCCCTCCCGGGGATCGTTTCGCGCCGCAACTGCGATCAACCGCAATATCGCAAGGCGGTCGGCCGCAACCGCGACATCGACGAGGTGCTGCGTCCCGAGTACGACGACTTCCTCAGCGCGCTGGACGAGCACCCCGAACTCGCCCGCACCGGCAACGCCACGCCGACGCTCTACTTCGAGACCTCCCGCGGCTGCTGGTGGGGGGAGCGCTCGCACTGCACCTTCTGCGGGCTGAACGGCCAGAGCATGTCCTACCGCTCAATGCGGGCCGATCTCGCGATCGAACAATTCAACTGGCTGTTCGAGTTCGCTCCCCGGTTCACCTCGCTGTCCTGCACCGACAACATCCTCCCGCGCAGCTACGCGAAAGACGTCTTCCCGCAGCTGACGCCGCCGGCCGGTGTCTCCATCTTCTACGAGGTGAAGCTGCCGGTGAGCCGCCGTGACCTGACGTGTCTGGCGCAGGGCGGGGTGACGGTGGTGCAGCCCGGCATCGAGGCGCTGGCCACCAGCACTCTGAAACTGATGGGCAAGGGCACTACCTCGTTCCAGAACCTGCAGTTTCTCAAGACGTGCCTCGATCTCGGCATCGACCCGCAGTGGAACCTGCTGATCGGATTCCCAAACGAGGACCCCGCCACCCTCGAACAGTACGAGAAGGACATCCCGAAGCTGGTGCACCTCCGGCCGCCCTACGACGTCTTCATGGTGCGCTTCGACCGGTTCAGCCCGTACTACGTCAAGCGTGAGGCCCTCGGCCTCGACCTGCACCCGATGGACTACTACCCGCTGATTTATCCGTTCCCGCCTGAGGCGCTCGCCGACCTGGCCTACTTCTTCGCCGACCACAGCCTGGGCACGTACATGCTCAACGCGCTGGAGTGGCACGACCGGCTGCGCGCCCGGGTCGCCGCCTGGCGCGGCGCGTGGCCGGAGGGGGCCGGGTCCCCGGAGTTGCGTCTGCTCGGCTCGGCCCGGGACGGCTGGCGGATCCTGGACTCCCGCTGGGGCCCGGCCAAGGTCGAGAGCATCGACCAGGAGACCTGCCGGCTGTTGCGCCGGCTGGGCTCGCCGGCCCGGCCCGACCAACTCGTCGACGACTTCGGTGGGCAGGCCGCGCTCGACCGGATGGTGACCTGGCTCGACGAGCGTCAGATGCTCTTCGAGGAGAGCGGGCGCCTGCTGAGCCTCGTGCTCACCGAAGGTGAGGACGTGGAGGCCGAGACCGCGGACGAGACCGCCACAGACATCGCCCGGCCATTGCTCCCCGTCCTGAACACGACGGTGGGCGTGTCACGAGGAGGCGCATGA
- a CDS encoding ABC transporter permease, with amino-acid sequence MFGLAWANVTYRVSRLLLPGLAVALGVGFVSGTLMVTDTMRQVLLDQLSSTPATLSVVVERKTDDLAGSAKTVPAALLEQVGRIDGVAAARGQLWGPVAANGPDGRRLAASPNRSIVIGIADEPRLRDVTFVSGQAPSGPTDIALDSDTAVAQRIDVGQQLKVGGSGGGEERTYTVTGLIDVSDRRAEFGDSAVVGLLDSAAAAVLRATAYGRIEALAVAGLSQEQLRNRVAQQVGDQYSVRTGEAVRAQEASDAARDLDSFTNALMLFAGVSLLIAGIVAYNTFSVVVAQRLRETALLRCVGATRRQVFAGNLTESSVLGLLASVVGLIFGFGAALLMLRFFGGNDGIDTGGAPIQFEPRTAVVALLVGPLVATLAALVPTVRAARARPISALRDAATGPVRGAGRRRLVASVFATLALVLLAGGVVAARVADEPGRPPLYAVLAGALLLTAAVLIAAPLAIPRLGVLATRILGPLAGHPGRLAAENARRNPERTATTAAALCIGLTLVTVVSTIAAAATTSVESSFARNFPFAYTLRLDGANTGAAQVMTDLQGRSEVGAVVGVRGPSAATEVTVKGRELRMKGVDDTIGLAAPDAVAKGTLRGFGVGKVALDEALADQLKVTVGDRLDAKAAGGQADLQLTVVALLDNMSPLGPFAVAAGDLARVAPQVPVSAVQLTRAKGVTDAALQQAVTDAVAGHPEVTPVSSAQSVKQWSDAVGTLRSLLMSLLGLSVLISFFSVANALSLSIVERTRESALLRALGLTRRQLSRTLMAEGVFVVALGAAAGITLGVGFGWAVAAAMGWSAAAVFSFPGLQIAMFAVLAIVVGLGATLVPARRAARLPIVRSLARE; translated from the coding sequence ATGTTCGGGCTTGCATGGGCCAATGTCACCTACCGGGTGTCGCGGCTGCTGCTGCCCGGCCTCGCCGTGGCGCTCGGCGTCGGCTTCGTGTCCGGCACCCTGATGGTCACCGACACCATGCGGCAGGTGTTGCTCGACCAGCTCAGCAGCACTCCGGCCACGCTGAGCGTTGTGGTCGAGCGCAAGACGGACGACCTGGCCGGCAGCGCCAAGACGGTGCCGGCGGCGTTGCTCGAGCAGGTCGGCAGGATCGACGGGGTCGCGGCGGCGCGCGGGCAACTCTGGGGACCCGTCGCCGCGAACGGCCCGGACGGGCGGCGCCTGGCCGCTTCCCCGAATCGCTCCATAGTCATCGGCATCGCCGACGAGCCTCGGCTGCGGGACGTCACCTTCGTCTCGGGACAGGCGCCGAGCGGCCCCACCGACATCGCGCTCGACTCCGACACCGCCGTCGCACAGCGGATCGACGTGGGCCAGCAGCTCAAGGTCGGCGGATCCGGCGGGGGCGAGGAACGCACGTACACGGTCACCGGGCTCATCGACGTGAGCGACCGCCGCGCCGAGTTTGGCGACTCCGCGGTGGTGGGTCTGCTGGACAGCGCAGCCGCCGCCGTGCTCAGAGCGACCGCGTACGGACGCATCGAAGCCCTCGCCGTCGCGGGATTGAGTCAGGAGCAACTGCGCAACCGTGTGGCCCAGCAGGTCGGCGACCAGTATTCGGTGCGTACCGGCGAGGCCGTGCGCGCGCAGGAGGCCAGCGACGCCGCGCGGGATCTTGACTCCTTCACCAACGCGCTGATGTTGTTTGCCGGGGTCTCGCTGCTCATCGCCGGCATCGTCGCCTACAACACCTTCTCCGTCGTCGTGGCCCAGCGTCTGCGGGAGACGGCTCTGCTGCGCTGCGTCGGAGCGACCCGGCGGCAGGTCTTCGCCGGCAACCTGACCGAGTCCTCGGTGCTCGGACTGCTCGCCTCCGTGGTCGGCCTGATCTTCGGCTTCGGCGCGGCGCTGCTGATGCTGCGGTTCTTCGGCGGTAACGACGGCATCGACACCGGCGGCGCGCCGATCCAGTTCGAGCCGCGCACCGCGGTGGTCGCCCTGCTGGTCGGCCCGCTGGTCGCGACGCTGGCGGCCCTGGTCCCAACGGTACGAGCGGCCAGGGCTCGCCCGATCTCCGCGTTGCGGGACGCCGCGACCGGGCCGGTCCGGGGCGCCGGGCGGCGGCGCCTGGTCGCCAGCGTGTTCGCCACGCTCGCCCTCGTGCTGCTCGCCGGTGGGGTCGTCGCGGCCCGCGTCGCCGACGAGCCGGGGCGACCGCCGCTCTATGCCGTCCTGGCCGGCGCGCTGTTGCTCACCGCGGCGGTGCTGATCGCCGCACCGCTGGCGATTCCCCGGCTGGGTGTGCTCGCCACCCGGATCCTGGGCCCGCTCGCCGGTCACCCCGGCCGGCTGGCGGCGGAGAACGCCCGGCGCAACCCGGAGCGGACGGCGACCACGGCGGCAGCGCTCTGCATCGGCCTGACCCTCGTCACAGTGGTCAGCACGATCGCCGCGGCCGCCACCACCTCCGTCGAAAGCAGCTTCGCGCGCAACTTTCCGTTCGCCTACACCTTGCGGTTGGACGGCGCGAATACGGGCGCTGCCCAGGTCATGACCGATCTGCAGGGCCGCTCCGAGGTCGGCGCCGTCGTCGGCGTGCGTGGCCCGAGCGCCGCCACCGAGGTGACCGTCAAGGGTCGGGAGCTGCGGATGAAAGGCGTCGACGACACCATTGGGCTCGCCGCGCCCGACGCGGTGGCGAAAGGCACGCTGCGCGGCTTCGGCGTCGGCAAGGTGGCGCTCGACGAGGCCCTCGCCGATCAGCTCAAGGTGACGGTGGGGGACCGGCTTGACGCCAAGGCAGCCGGCGGGCAGGCAGACCTGCAGCTGACTGTGGTGGCGTTGTTGGACAACATGTCCCCGCTGGGCCCATTCGCCGTGGCGGCCGGGGATCTTGCCCGCGTCGCGCCGCAGGTGCCGGTCTCAGCGGTACAGCTGACCAGGGCAAAGGGCGTCACCGACGCCGCTCTGCAACAGGCGGTTACCGACGCGGTCGCCGGTCACCCCGAGGTGACACCGGTCAGTAGCGCCCAGAGCGTCAAGCAGTGGAGCGACGCGGTGGGGACGCTGCGCAGCCTGCTCATGTCCCTGCTCGGCTTGTCGGTGCTGATCTCCTTCTTCAGCGTGGCCAACGCCCTGTCGCTGTCGATCGTAGAACGCACCCGGGAGTCCGCGCTGCTGCGGGCGCTCGGTCTGACCCGACGGCAGCTCAGCCGTACGCTGATGGCGGAGGGGGTCTTCGTCGTCGCTCTGGGTGCCGCCGCGGGCATTACGCTCGGTGTCGGCTTCGGCTGGGCGGTGGCTGCGGCGATGGGCTGGAGCGCCGCGGCGGTCTTCTCCTTCCCGGGTCTGCAGATCGCGATGTTCGCCGTGCTGGCCATCGTCGTGGGCCTGGGCGCCACGCTGGTCCCGGCCCGCCGCGCGGCCCGCCTGCCGATCGTTCGGTCGCTCGCTCGGGAGTAG
- a CDS encoding ABC transporter ATP-binding protein has product MCKRFGSGESTVHALREVNVDFPSGVFTAVMGPSGSGKSTLLHCLAGLDSLTSGSVRIADIDITGLGDTELTKLRRDKVGFIFQSFNLLPALTARQNILLPLGLAGRKADQEWFDRVVGVLGLADRLGHRPAQLSGGQQVRVATARALVTRPAVVFADEPTGSLDTRSGAEVLGFLRTSVRELGQTVIMVTHDPVAASYADRVFFLVDGAVVVELTQPTAELMSDTLKKLEQR; this is encoded by the coding sequence ATGTGCAAGCGCTTTGGATCAGGCGAATCCACAGTCCACGCATTACGGGAGGTGAATGTCGATTTCCCCTCGGGCGTCTTCACCGCGGTGATGGGACCGTCCGGCTCCGGGAAGTCCACCCTGCTGCATTGTCTCGCCGGGCTCGACAGCCTGACCTCCGGCTCGGTCCGGATCGCGGATATCGACATCACCGGTCTCGGTGACACCGAGTTGACCAAGCTGCGCCGCGACAAGGTGGGCTTCATCTTCCAGTCGTTCAACCTGCTACCGGCCCTGACCGCGCGGCAGAACATCCTGCTGCCGCTCGGCCTGGCAGGGCGCAAGGCGGACCAGGAGTGGTTCGACCGGGTGGTCGGCGTGTTGGGGCTCGCCGACCGGCTCGGGCACCGGCCGGCCCAGCTTTCCGGCGGCCAGCAGGTCCGGGTGGCCACCGCGCGGGCCTTGGTGACCCGGCCGGCGGTCGTCTTCGCCGACGAGCCCACCGGCAGCCTCGACACCAGGTCGGGGGCCGAGGTCCTGGGCTTCCTGCGGACGTCGGTCCGTGAGCTCGGGCAAACCGTCATCATGGTCACCCACGATCCGGTCGCGGCCAGCTACGCCGACCGGGTGTTTTTCCTGGTCGACGGCGCCGTCGTCGTCGAGCTGACGCAGCCCACCGCCGAGCTGATGTCGGACACCCTGAAGAAGCTGGAGCAGCGCTGA
- a CDS encoding flavin reductase family protein: MTTTPVTATGSAQTYRNFMRGFPTGVAVVTALDGRRQPVGFTCSSLSGLSLEPPMLLVCISNVSTTLAQIRVGGIFAVNLLSQRGRSAADQFSAPGHDRFAGTAWRPTATLALPWLVEAAHAVSECRVVRMVEAGDHTIVVGSVEAVTTVDDDPTPLLHCFGRYKVWPKSA, translated from the coding sequence GTGACCACGACCCCGGTGACTGCGACGGGCAGCGCCCAGACCTACCGCAACTTCATGCGCGGCTTCCCGACCGGGGTCGCCGTCGTGACCGCGCTGGACGGCCGAAGACAGCCGGTCGGCTTCACGTGTTCGTCGCTGAGCGGGCTGTCGCTCGAGCCGCCGATGCTCCTCGTCTGCATCAGCAATGTGAGCACCACTCTCGCGCAGATCCGCGTGGGTGGAATCTTTGCCGTAAATCTGCTGAGTCAACGGGGCCGGTCCGCCGCTGATCAGTTCTCCGCACCCGGCCATGATCGATTTGCCGGCACCGCCTGGCGCCCGACCGCCACATTGGCGCTGCCGTGGCTGGTGGAGGCCGCGCACGCGGTTAGTGAATGCCGCGTCGTTCGGATGGTCGAAGCGGGCGATCACACCATTGTGGTCGGCTCCGTCGAGGCGGTCACGACCGTTGATGACGACCCGACACCGCTTTTGCACTGTTTCGGACGGTATAAGGTGTGGCCTAAATCGGCGTAG